The Triticum dicoccoides isolate Atlit2015 ecotype Zavitan chromosome 6A, WEW_v2.0, whole genome shotgun sequence genome has a window encoding:
- the LOC119317376 gene encoding uncharacterized protein LOC119317376, with protein MAQFMDLRAFILRARVLKFYRQALRMTRRAPEHARDELRQTVRAEIEKNRNCDDKQKIKFLISEGLQRLKGLDEMLDMTGNG; from the exons ATGGCTCAATTCATGGATTTACGGGCTTTCATTTTGCGTGCGCGTGTCCTCAAATTTTATAGGCAGGCACTGCGTATGACTCGCCGAGCCCCTGAACATGCTCGTG ATGAGTTGAGGCAGACAGTACGGGCGGAGATTGAAAAAAATCGCAATTGTGATGATAAGCAAAAGATTAAGTTTTTAATTAGTGAAGGACTACAGAGATTGAAGGGTCTTGATGAGATGCTTGACATGACAGGAAACGGATAA